In one Pogona vitticeps strain Pit_001003342236 chromosome 14, PviZW2.1, whole genome shotgun sequence genomic region, the following are encoded:
- the CCDC117 gene encoding coiled-coil domain-containing protein 117 codes for MAALEGAFAGAVGSGPPPGNGGGGGGGRGGRGHGLGRPPEGVPPARRTHPEPPLPPPPGFAPGDPAAAAPGPPGLLLQRRPRTSYSCRKKHKMEEEPEGCPVAKKRLVGETDPGPSAPGMADWALRGGQPTAQALTCLPGPLEVPCEEMEQVMVEPQGEAARRRLQEIEDRIIDDEEEDQAAAKALSESRGNSLPTLVLSDTLKTGLKQDYDSVLTKKIIESMSRPSMELVLWRPLPEFITERAKPSVSVKNYKAPALAERGLAEPEPLEAPFLSLGEDFAPPAPLPPEMPSALLYGAAEPPAAVEEEMEL; via the exons ATGGCGGCCCTGGAGGGGGCCTTCGCGGGGGCCGTGGGCTCCGGGCCCCCCCCGGgcaacggaggaggaggagggggaggacgGGGAGGACGGGGCCACGGGCTCGGCCGGCCCCCGGAAGGCGTCCCCCCCGCTCGGCGAACCCACCCGGAgccccccctgccgccgccgccgggcttcGCCCCCGGggaccccgccgccgccgcccccggccCCCCCGGCCTGCTCCTGCAGAGGCGGCCCCG gaccTCCTATTCTTGCAGGAAGAAGCACAAGATGGAGGAAGAGCCGGAAGG CTGCCCGGTGGCAAAGAAGCGGCTGGTGGGAGAGACGGATCCTGGCCCCTCGGCCCCCGGCATGGCGGACTGGGCCCTCCGTGGGGGGCAGCCCACGGCCCAGGCCCTCACCTGCCTGCCTGGCCCGCTGGAGGTGCCCTGCGAAGAGATGGAGCAGGTGATGGTGGAGCCCCAGGGCGAGGCCGCCCGACGGAGGCTGCAGGAGATTGAGGACAG GATAATTGACGACGAGGAGGAAGACCAGGCGGCGGCGAAGGCGCTTTCCGAAAGCCGTGGGAACAGCCTGCCCACCTTGGTCTTGTCCGATACGCTGAAAACGGGGCTGAAGCAGGATTACGACAGCGTCCTGACCAAGAAGATTATCGAGTCCAT GAGCCGCCCCTCCATGGAGCTGGTCCTTTGGAGGCCCCTCCCGGAATTCATCACCGAGCGAGCCAAGCCCTCCGTTTCGGTCAAGAACTACAAAGCGCCAGCCCTGGCCGAGCGGGGGCTGGCCGAGCCGGAGCCTCTCGaagcccccttcctctccctgggGGAGGACTTTGCTCCGCCAGCCCCGCTCCCGCCCGAGATGCCTTCTGCCCTCCTCTATGGGGCTGCCGAGCCCCCAGCGGCCGTGGAGGAGGAAATGGAGctgtga